In one Melopsittacus undulatus isolate bMelUnd1 chromosome 4, bMelUnd1.mat.Z, whole genome shotgun sequence genomic region, the following are encoded:
- the PRKAG3 gene encoding 5'-AMP-activated protein kinase subunit gamma-3 has product MERLPGPTAPQVALLDAAACPEEEGFPEALCPREEEEEEDRQRSPRPITFSLANMMLGLGPESEFQSPDAEVYMHFMRSHCCYDAIPTSCKLVVFDISLEIKKAFVALVANGVRAAPLWDSKTQSFVGMLTITDFINILHRYYRSPLVQIYEVEEHKIETWRDVYLQGSLKPLVYISPSNSLFDAVYSLIKYKIHRLPVIEPISGNVLHILTHKRILKFLHIFGSTLPKPRFLKKTVWELCVGTFRDVAVVHETAPIYTALEIFVDRRVSALPVINDAGQVVGLYSRFDVIHLAAQKTYNNLDVSVREALRQRTVCLEGVLTCYPHETMEDIIDRLTKEQVHRLVLVDENQYPRGIVSLSDILQALVLTPAGIDALNS; this is encoded by the exons ATGGAGCGACTCCCCGGCCCTACCGCGCCCCAG GTGGCGCTGCTGGATGCCGCTGCCTGCCCAGAGGAGGAAG GATTCCCAGAAGCTTTGTGCcccagggaggaagaggaagaagaggacaGACAGAGGAGCCCAAGGCCCATCACCTTCTCACTGGCCAACATGATGCTGGGACTGGGCCCAGAGAGTGAATTCCAGAGCCCTGATGCTGAGGTCTACATGCACTTCATGAGGAGCCATTGCTGCTACGATGCCATCCCCACCAGCTGCAAACTCGTTGTCTTTGACATTTCCCTGGAG ATCAAGAAAGCCTTTGTGGCACTGGTGGCCAACGGGGTGCGAGCGGCCCCGCTCTGGGACAGCAAGACACAGAGCTTTGTGG ggatgctcacCATCACTGATTTCATCAACATCCTCCACCGCTACTACCGCTCGCCCCTG GTGCAGATCTACGAGGTGGAGGAGCACAAGATTGAGACCTGGAGAG ATGTCTACCTGCAGGGCTCCCTCAAGCCACTGGTCTACATCTCCCCAAGCAATAG CCTCTTCGATGCTGTCTACTCTCTGATCAAGTACAAGATCCACCGCCTGCCCGTCATTGAGCCCATCTCAGGCAATGTCCTGCACATCCTCACACACAAGCGCATCCTCAAGTTCCTCCACATCTTT ggCTCCACCCTCCCAAAGCCACGcttcctgaagaaaacagtgTGGGAGCTGTGTGTTGGTACCTTCCGCGATGTGGCTGTTGTGCATGAGACTGCCCCCATCTACACTGCTTTGGAGATCTTTGTGGACCGCCGTGTCTCTGCTCTGCCCGTCATCAACGATGCTG GACAAGTGGTCGGCCTCTACTCCCGGTTTGATGTCATT cacctgGCTGCCCAGAAGACCTACAACAACCTGGATGTCAGCGTGCGGGAGGCTCTGCGGCAGCGCACTGTCTGCCTGGAGGGTGTTCTAACCTGCTACCCCCATGAAACCATGGAGGACATAATTGACCGCCTCACCAAGGAGCAG GTCCATCGCCTGGTTCTGGTGGATGAGAACCAGTACCCGCGGGGCATTGTCTCCCTCTCCGACATCCTCCAGGCCCTTGTGCTCACTCCAGCTGGTATCGATGCTCTTAACTCTTAG
- the CYP27A1 gene encoding sterol 26-hydroxylase, mitochondrial — protein sequence MAGPSGGARWSLLPLFLRSRPSPPPPRSIPGPPLRTGGSAAAAAGPARLKGPEELPGPGLFRTFVWLFLRGYLLHTHRLQLMSRRIYGPIWKSTFGHYENINIGSPVVLEQLLRQEGKYPMRSDMALWKEHRDTRHLPYGPFTEEGERWYRLRQVLNKRLLKPSEAVLYADAIGEVVSDLMMRLRDERSRSPSGVLVGDVANLLYRFALEGISYILFETRIGCLKHQVPAETQRFIDSINLMFKNSIFATVLPRWSRKVLPFWDRYLDSWDTIFAFGKTLIDRKMEQLEGQVERGKEVSGYLSYLLASGRLSLDEVYGSVAELLLAGVDTTSNTLSWALYHLSRDLSIQETLYQELKAVVPPDRFPGAEDIPKMPMLRAIIKETLRVYPVVPTNARVFYEKDIVIGDYLFPKNTLFVLAHYAMSHDETYFPEPERFLPQRWLRGHGSPHHPFSSIPFGYGVRACVGRRIAELEMHLALARIIQAFEVRPDPSGVEVTSVSRIVLVADKPINLEFIARPGAPECVPTPQPGC from the exons ATGGCGGGCCCGAGCGGAGGGGCTCGGTGGTCGTTGCTGCCGCTGTTCCTGCGTTCCCGCCcgtcgccgccgccgccgcgcagCATCCCGGGGCCGCCGCTCAGGACCGGGGGCtcggcggcggcagcggcggggccggcgcgGCTGAAGGGACCGGAGGAGCTACCGGGGCCGGGGCTGTTTCGGACTTTCGTCTGGCTCTTCCTGCGGGGCTACCTGCTGCACACGCACCGGCTCCAG CTGATGTCCCGGCGCATCTATGGCCCTATCTGGAAGTCAACCTTCGGGCATTATGAGAACATCAACATCGGGAGCCctgtggtgctggagcagctgctacGGCAGGAGGGCAAGTACCCCATGCGGAGCGACATGGCCCTGTGGAAGGAGCACCGGGACACCCGGCACCTGCCCTATGGACCCTTCACCGA ggaaggggagCGCTGGTACCGCCTGCGCCAGGTCCTCAACAAGCGGCTGCTGAAGCCCTCGGAGGCGGTGCTGTACGCGGACGCCATCGGGGAGGTGGTGTCAGACCTGATGATGCGGCTGCGGGACGAGCGGAGCCGCAGCCCCTCGGGGGTGTTGGTGGGGGACGTGGCCAACCTGCTCTACCGCTTCGCACTGGAAG GGATCTCCTATATCCTCTTTGAGACCCGCATCGGGTGCCTGAAGCACCAGGTCCCCGCCGAGACCCAGCGCTTCATTGATTCCATCAACCTCATGTTCAAGAACTCCATCTTTGCCACCGTCCTGCCCCGCTGGAGCCGCAAGGTGCTGCCCTTCTGGGACCGCTACCTGGACAGCTGGGACACCATCTTTGCCTTCG GCAAGACCCTGATTGACCGAAAGATGGAGCAGCTGGAGGGGCAGGTGGAGCGGGGCAAGGAGGTGTCTGGCTACCTGAGCTACCTGCTGGCCAGTGGCAGGCTCAGCCTGGATGAGGTCTATGGCAGTGTGGccgagctgctgctggcaggcgTGGACACG ACCTCCAATACATTGTCTTGGGCCCTGTACCACCTCTCCCGGGACCTAAGCATCCAGGAGACCCTGTACCAGGAGCTGAAAGCCGTTGTGCCTCCCGACCGGTTTCCTGGTGCTGAGGATATCCCCAAGATGCCGATGCTTCGGGCCATTATCAAGGAGACACTGAG GGTCTACCCTGTGGTGCCAACCAATGCCAGGGTCTTCTATGAGAAGGACATTGTCATCGGAGACTACCTCTTCCCCAAGAAC ACCCTCTTCGTCCTGGCCCACTACGCCATGTCCCACGATGAGACCTACTTCCCTGAGCCGGAGCGGTTCCTGCCCCAGCGCTGGCTCCGTGGCCATGGCTCCCCCCACCACCCTTTCAGCTCCATCCCCTTTGGCTACGGGGTCCGTGCCTGTGTCGGTCGCCGCATCGCTGAGCTGGAGATGCACTTGGCCCTCGCCAGG ATCATCCAGGCCTTTGAGGTGCGGCCAGATCCCAGCGGTGTGGAGGTGACATCTGTGTCCCGCATCGTCCTGGTGGCTGACAAGCCCATCAACCTGGAGTTCATCGCTCGCCCGGGGGCCCCTGAATGTGTGCCCACCCCCCAGCCTGGGTGCTGA